A region from the Leptospirillum ferriphilum genome encodes:
- the carB gene encoding carbamoyl-phosphate synthase large subunit translates to MPKRTDLTSILIIGSGPIVIGQAGEFDYSGTQAVRALKEEGYRVSLVNSNPATIMTDPQLSDATYMVPLTVEAVTRVLEKERPDAILPTMGGQTALNLAVELSDRGVLKRLGIELIGTSVETIRKAEDRGLFKKAMESIGLASPRSFVAHSMAEARSALGELSFPIMIRPSFTLGGSGGGVVFNLEEFEQRVQVGLEMSPVREVLVEESLLGWKEFELEVVRDKADNAIIVCSIENLDPMGVHTGDSITVAPQMTLPDREYQYLRNASIAILREVGVETGGSNVQFAVHPETGRVVVIEMNPRVSRSSALASKATGFPIARVATKVAIGYTLDEIQNDITGSTPASFEPSLDYVVVKIPRFHFEKFPQASRVLGPQMQSVGEVMGIGHNFKEAFQKALRSLENNTYGLMHLSLPEDQMDLAQILKTPLDNRIHAIGEVFRRGYSLEQVREWTGIDPWFLREIREIIELEGEISRYAGEPLALFPEDLLLKAKKDGFSDMMLARLLGQPEDNVREMRQRRGIVLHHRHVDTCAAEFASRTPYLYGTYGGTEEMAPANPSRKPVVILGSGPNRIGQGVEFDYCCVHGVMALREQDVEAVMINCNPETVSTDFDISDRLHFDPLSMEDVLAILAREEPLGVVVQFGGQTPLKLSRKLAEAGIPILGTSPDMTDLAEDRERFRAVIEKLGLRQPASALAHTIGETAGLVREIGFPVLVRPSYVLGGEAMEVLFDEEGLDEYLKRVQSLDFRFPLLIDSFIGQATEVDVDALCDQTEVFVAGILEHIEEAGIHSGDSSCFLPPMSLSADVLSEIRHQTRQLGLALGVRGLMNIQFAVQNETVYVLEVNPRASRTVPFVSKSIGIPLAKMAMRILLGATIRSLGLKEEEVSHRFVSVKEAVFPFRKFQGVDTLLGPEMKSTGEVMGIAGSFGKAFFDAQEASGMTLPRSGTVLISVSDMDKPPILPVARSLIGLGFRLVATQGTANFLSNAGVPADVVLKVKEGRPHIVDHLKNGEIQIVINTVSGRTAQRDSLSIRREALVRNVPYYTTVAGARAATSALASELSGSRQAEVHSLQEIFGEIPSP, encoded by the coding sequence GTGCCTAAAAGAACGGATCTGACAAGTATTCTCATCATCGGTTCGGGACCGATCGTCATCGGTCAGGCCGGAGAGTTCGACTACTCCGGGACGCAAGCCGTTCGTGCGCTCAAGGAGGAAGGGTACCGGGTATCCCTGGTCAATTCCAATCCTGCAACGATCATGACGGACCCGCAATTGTCGGACGCAACCTATATGGTTCCCCTGACGGTGGAAGCTGTGACCCGGGTTCTGGAAAAGGAGCGCCCGGATGCCATTCTGCCGACAATGGGAGGGCAGACCGCCCTGAATCTTGCCGTGGAGTTGTCGGACAGGGGAGTTCTCAAGAGACTCGGGATTGAGCTGATCGGTACATCGGTCGAGACCATCCGGAAGGCTGAGGACCGGGGACTCTTCAAAAAAGCTATGGAGTCCATCGGTCTTGCAAGCCCCCGGAGTTTCGTTGCCCACTCGATGGCCGAAGCCAGATCCGCCCTCGGGGAGTTGAGTTTTCCGATCATGATTCGCCCGTCGTTCACCCTGGGGGGATCCGGGGGGGGCGTCGTCTTCAATCTCGAGGAGTTTGAGCAACGCGTTCAGGTCGGCCTGGAAATGAGTCCTGTCCGGGAAGTTCTTGTGGAGGAGTCCCTTCTCGGCTGGAAGGAGTTTGAGCTGGAAGTCGTCCGGGACAAGGCGGACAATGCGATCATTGTCTGTTCCATCGAGAATCTGGATCCGATGGGCGTCCACACGGGGGACAGCATTACCGTCGCCCCCCAGATGACACTTCCCGACCGCGAATATCAGTATTTGCGCAATGCGTCCATCGCCATTTTGCGCGAAGTCGGAGTCGAGACGGGAGGGTCGAATGTCCAGTTCGCGGTTCATCCGGAAACCGGCCGCGTGGTCGTGATCGAAATGAATCCCCGGGTTTCCAGAAGCTCCGCCCTGGCCTCGAAAGCGACCGGCTTCCCCATCGCCAGAGTGGCGACAAAGGTTGCCATCGGCTATACCCTGGACGAGATCCAGAACGATATCACGGGTTCGACCCCCGCCTCCTTCGAGCCCTCCCTGGATTATGTCGTGGTCAAGATTCCGCGTTTCCATTTCGAAAAGTTCCCTCAGGCTTCCAGAGTTCTCGGTCCCCAGATGCAGTCCGTCGGCGAGGTTATGGGAATCGGGCACAACTTCAAGGAAGCTTTCCAGAAGGCCCTTCGCTCCCTGGAAAACAACACGTACGGTCTGATGCACCTCTCACTTCCCGAAGACCAGATGGATCTGGCCCAAATTCTGAAGACGCCTCTGGACAATCGCATTCATGCCATCGGAGAAGTCTTTCGACGGGGCTATTCCCTGGAGCAGGTCCGGGAATGGACGGGCATCGACCCCTGGTTTCTGCGTGAAATCCGGGAAATTATTGAATTGGAGGGAGAAATCTCCCGCTACGCCGGGGAACCTCTGGCGCTTTTTCCGGAAGATCTTCTCCTGAAGGCCAAAAAGGACGGATTTTCGGACATGATGCTTGCCCGCCTCCTGGGGCAGCCGGAAGACAATGTCCGGGAAATGCGGCAAAGACGTGGCATTGTTCTCCACCATCGCCATGTGGATACCTGCGCGGCAGAATTTGCATCCAGAACGCCTTACCTCTATGGCACATATGGAGGAACGGAAGAGATGGCTCCCGCAAATCCCTCCCGGAAACCGGTTGTCATCCTGGGTTCCGGACCCAACCGGATCGGTCAGGGAGTGGAGTTTGATTACTGTTGTGTGCATGGAGTGATGGCGCTCCGGGAACAGGATGTCGAGGCGGTCATGATCAACTGCAACCCGGAAACAGTCTCGACGGACTTTGATATTTCGGACCGTCTTCATTTCGATCCCCTGTCCATGGAAGACGTTCTTGCCATCCTCGCACGGGAGGAACCTTTGGGGGTCGTTGTCCAGTTCGGGGGACAGACGCCCCTCAAGCTTTCGCGAAAACTGGCGGAAGCCGGTATTCCGATCCTGGGCACTTCGCCGGACATGACCGATCTTGCGGAAGACCGGGAGCGATTTCGTGCCGTCATCGAGAAACTTGGTCTCCGGCAACCTGCCAGTGCCCTTGCCCATACAATCGGGGAGACGGCGGGGCTTGTCCGGGAAATCGGATTTCCCGTTCTGGTCCGTCCCTCCTATGTGCTGGGGGGAGAAGCGATGGAAGTTCTCTTTGATGAGGAAGGGCTCGACGAATATCTGAAACGCGTACAGAGCCTGGATTTCCGTTTTCCCCTTCTGATCGATTCTTTTATCGGACAGGCCACTGAAGTGGATGTGGATGCACTCTGCGACCAGACCGAAGTCTTCGTGGCCGGAATCCTCGAACATATCGAGGAGGCGGGGATTCATTCCGGGGATTCGTCCTGTTTCCTGCCGCCCATGAGTCTGTCGGCCGATGTGCTTTCGGAGATCCGGCATCAAACCCGCCAGCTTGGTCTGGCACTCGGCGTCCGGGGTTTGATGAATATCCAGTTCGCTGTTCAAAATGAAACAGTTTATGTCCTCGAGGTCAATCCTCGTGCTTCCCGGACGGTTCCCTTCGTCAGCAAGTCGATCGGCATTCCTCTGGCGAAGATGGCGATGAGAATTCTTCTGGGGGCAACCATCCGGTCTCTTGGACTGAAGGAAGAGGAAGTCTCTCACCGGTTCGTCTCGGTGAAGGAGGCTGTGTTTCCCTTTCGCAAGTTCCAGGGAGTGGACACTCTTCTTGGACCGGAAATGAAGTCGACAGGGGAGGTGATGGGAATCGCGGGATCATTCGGAAAAGCCTTCTTTGATGCGCAGGAGGCTTCCGGCATGACGTTACCCCGTTCCGGCACCGTCCTGATCAGCGTGAGCGACATGGACAAGCCCCCCATCCTGCCTGTCGCCCGAAGCCTGATTGGTCTTGGATTCCGTCTGGTCGCCACACAGGGAACGGCGAATTTTCTCTCGAATGCCGGCGTTCCGGCCGACGTTGTTCTGAAGGTCAAGGAAGGTCGGCCCCATATTGTGGATCACCTGAAAAACGGGGAAATCCAGATCGTGATCAATACCGTTTCAGGGAGGACGGCTCAACGGGACTCTCTGTCCATCCGGAGGGAAGCTCTGGTCCGGAATGTTCCCTACTATACGACAGTCGCCGGCGCCAGGGCCGCGACATCGGCACTGGCTTCAGAGCTTTCCGGTTCACGTCAGGCCGAGGTGCATTCTCTTCAGGAAATTTTTGGAGAAATTCCCTCTCCTTGA
- a CDS encoding aspartate carbamoyltransferase catalytic subunit — MSDFLASSHLLSIEDLSTDEMNGIFRTADSFLDLSSRTVKKVPSLRGKTLVNLFYEPSTRTRTSFEIAAKRLSADVINITTSQSSVVKGESLLDTVRTIEALGADGVVIRHPSSGVPEWISRRVGCHVINAGDGLREHPTQALLDLYTILKRKGHFEGLQVAIVGDILHSRVARSNIRALTRMGVRVRLVGPPTLIPADTSGWKVEVVHDLKAGVRGCDVVMALRLQLERATASYIPSLGEYARLYGISPAVLRLAKPDVLVLHPGPINRGIEIQDEESFLARSGILDQVHFGVGIRMAVLYLLMAGQ, encoded by the coding sequence GTGAGTGATTTCCTCGCATCGTCTCATCTGTTATCCATCGAAGATCTGTCCACCGATGAAATGAACGGGATCTTCCGGACGGCGGACTCTTTCCTGGATCTGTCCTCCCGAACGGTCAAGAAAGTCCCTTCTCTGCGCGGAAAGACGCTGGTCAACCTTTTCTACGAGCCTTCCACTCGGACAAGAACATCCTTCGAAATCGCGGCAAAAAGGCTGTCGGCCGATGTCATTAACATCACCACCTCCCAGAGCAGCGTCGTCAAGGGAGAGAGCCTTCTGGATACAGTCCGTACGATTGAGGCTCTGGGAGCGGATGGAGTCGTCATCCGGCATCCTTCTTCCGGGGTTCCCGAATGGATCTCCCGGCGCGTGGGCTGTCACGTGATCAATGCGGGCGATGGTCTCCGTGAGCATCCCACACAAGCGCTTCTGGACCTCTATACGATCCTGAAGCGAAAGGGACATTTTGAAGGGCTGCAGGTTGCGATTGTGGGAGACATCCTCCATAGCCGGGTGGCCCGATCCAATATCCGGGCACTGACCCGGATGGGTGTCCGTGTCCGTCTCGTGGGCCCACCGACATTGATTCCCGCGGATACAAGCGGTTGGAAGGTGGAGGTGGTTCACGACCTGAAGGCCGGGGTGCGGGGGTGTGACGTGGTCATGGCTCTCCGGCTTCAGCTGGAAAGAGCCACGGCCAGCTATATTCCCTCCCTCGGAGAATACGCGCGCCTCTATGGGATTTCCCCCGCGGTTCTTCGTCTGGCAAAGCCCGATGTTCTGGTTCTCCATCCCGGTCCGATCAACCGCGGCATTGAAATTCAGGACGAGGAATCGTTTCTTGCCCGATCAGGAATATTGGATCAGGTTCATTTCGGCGTCGGGATCCGGATGGCTGTTCTGTATCTTCTGATGGCCGGGCAATAG
- the pyrR gene encoding bifunctional pyr operon transcriptional regulator/uracil phosphoribosyltransferase PyrR codes for MNSDHPSEPSALWSHASSDRKILLESDQIERMIRRMAHEILERNQGSTDLYLVGILQGGGVLARRLAERIQAIEGKPVSLGTIDITLYRDDLSTKSSPPFLKESLLPESVDHKKIVLVDDVLYTGRSVRCALDLLMDLGRPTLVQLAVLIDRGHRELPIRADFVGKNIPTGRDETVEVSLEPLMETVALFRRPVERGRP; via the coding sequence TTGAACTCCGATCATCCTTCCGAGCCTTCCGCGTTGTGGAGTCATGCGTCTTCAGACCGGAAAATTCTCCTGGAATCTGACCAGATTGAACGCATGATCCGAAGAATGGCCCATGAAATTCTGGAGAGAAACCAGGGTTCAACAGACTTGTATCTGGTCGGCATCCTGCAGGGAGGGGGTGTCCTTGCCAGACGGCTGGCTGAGAGAATACAGGCGATAGAGGGAAAACCTGTGTCTCTTGGTACGATAGACATTACGCTGTATCGGGATGACCTGTCGACAAAATCTTCTCCTCCCTTTCTGAAAGAAAGTCTCCTTCCCGAATCCGTGGACCATAAAAAAATTGTTCTTGTCGATGATGTTCTCTATACCGGACGCTCGGTCCGTTGCGCTCTGGATCTTCTGATGGATCTGGGCAGGCCGACCTTGGTCCAGCTGGCTGTACTGATCGACCGCGGTCATCGCGAACTGCCGATCAGGGCCGATTTTGTCGGAAAAAACATTCCGACGGGTCGGGATGAAACCGTCGAGGTCTCCCTTGAACCGCTCATGGAGACGGTCGCCCTTTTCCGGAGACCGGTGGAAAGGGGTCGTCCGTGA
- a CDS encoding dihydroorotase, producing MAKTEITDSFFLKDVRILDPATGIDTTGHLRVEKGLVAEFGAIGVPSTGIPVWEGEGSIVTPGLVDVHAHFREPGFEYKETIESGSRAAVSGGFTAVCVMANTDPVNDHPEVTLGMVNKAREIGLCRVFPIGAVSLGLKGETLTEMGALARAGCVGFSDDGLPVKTSRLLRRALEYAALFHRPVIDHCEDRDLSDGGGMNEGWVSTDLGLRGIPAASEEVVVARDLEILKTTRGRLHVAHLSTAGGVRLVREAKKRHLHVTAETCPHYFSLTDEAVRCHHADAKMNPPLRTEEDRLAIIEGLRDGTIDMIATDHAPHAPFEKEREFDQAPFGIIGLETAFSLGLQLVNSGILELSMLLYLMSVRPSRVFGLPRGEIRVGGMADLMVFDPNQSTVAGVPRFHSRSRNSPFSGQKLPGRIRMTFVGGKKVFDVREEGQDL from the coding sequence ATGGCAAAGACAGAAATAACGGACTCCTTCTTTCTGAAAGACGTCCGGATCCTGGATCCGGCGACGGGGATTGACACGACCGGACACCTCCGGGTCGAAAAAGGCCTTGTTGCCGAATTCGGCGCAATCGGCGTGCCTTCCACCGGAATCCCTGTGTGGGAGGGGGAGGGGAGCATCGTGACCCCCGGACTTGTCGACGTACATGCCCATTTTCGGGAGCCCGGGTTCGAATACAAGGAGACGATCGAATCGGGTTCCCGTGCGGCCGTTTCGGGAGGGTTTACGGCCGTGTGCGTCATGGCCAACACAGATCCGGTCAACGACCATCCGGAAGTGACCCTGGGAATGGTCAACAAGGCCCGGGAAATCGGTCTCTGCCGGGTGTTTCCCATAGGAGCTGTTTCCCTCGGGCTCAAAGGGGAAACCCTGACCGAAATGGGGGCTCTGGCCCGGGCCGGGTGCGTGGGTTTTTCGGATGACGGTCTGCCGGTCAAGACTTCGCGTCTTTTGCGCAGGGCTCTGGAGTATGCGGCGCTCTTCCATCGACCGGTCATCGATCATTGCGAGGACCGGGACCTCTCCGACGGAGGGGGCATGAACGAAGGGTGGGTGTCAACCGACCTTGGGCTGAGAGGCATTCCGGCAGCATCGGAAGAAGTCGTTGTCGCAAGAGATCTTGAGATTCTGAAAACGACGCGCGGTCGTCTTCATGTGGCCCATCTGTCGACCGCCGGAGGGGTGAGGCTCGTCCGGGAAGCCAAAAAACGACATCTCCATGTCACGGCGGAAACCTGTCCCCATTATTTTTCCCTGACGGATGAAGCCGTCCGCTGTCATCACGCGGATGCCAAGATGAATCCGCCTCTCCGGACAGAAGAAGACCGTCTGGCGATCATCGAAGGACTGCGGGATGGAACGATCGATATGATCGCCACCGATCATGCTCCCCATGCTCCGTTCGAGAAGGAGAGAGAGTTCGATCAGGCTCCTTTTGGCATCATCGGGCTTGAAACAGCCTTTTCCCTGGGACTGCAACTGGTGAACAGCGGCATTCTGGAGCTTTCCATGCTTCTGTACCTGATGAGTGTTCGTCCTTCGAGAGTGTTTGGTCTTCCCCGGGGAGAGATTCGCGTGGGAGGAATGGCTGACCTGATGGTTTTCGACCCGAACCAGTCGACCGTCGCGGGAGTCCCCCGGTTCCATTCAAGAAGCCGGAACTCTCCCTTTTCCGGACAGAAGCTTCCGGGGAGGATCCGGATGACATTTGTCGGGGGAAAAAAAGTGTTCGATGTTCGGGAGGAGGGGCAGGACCTATGA
- a CDS encoding CBS domain-containing protein — protein sequence MTAKDLMTRTLVSVTPEMSLRDLADILVKNRLNGVPVLDAGGRFLGVAGEHDLIHHEKPLHIPTTISLLDAWFFIEPPSGLKKEIERIAATQVKDIYQKNPPTVSPSATIEEMAQIFERTHADLLPVLDGGNLVGVIGRTDLLRALAQDEIA from the coding sequence ATGACTGCAAAAGACCTGATGACGCGTACCCTGGTGTCCGTCACCCCCGAAATGTCCCTCCGGGACCTTGCCGATATCCTTGTCAAAAACCGGTTGAACGGGGTTCCTGTCCTGGATGCCGGAGGGCGTTTTCTGGGAGTCGCAGGCGAACATGATCTGATTCACCATGAAAAACCTTTGCATATTCCGACAACAATTTCTCTTCTGGATGCATGGTTTTTTATCGAGCCTCCCAGTGGTCTGAAAAAGGAAATCGAACGGATCGCCGCGACCCAGGTCAAAGATATCTATCAGAAGAACCCTCCCACCGTCTCTCCATCCGCCACGATCGAGGAAATGGCCCAGATTTTCGAGCGGACCCATGCCGATCTGCTGCCGGTTCTTGACGGGGGAAATCTTGTCGGCGTGATCGGCAGGACGGATCTTTTGAGGGCCCTTGCCCAGGATGAAATTGCCTGA
- the carA gene encoding glutamine-hydrolyzing carbamoyl-phosphate synthase small subunit, which yields MMHRVWLALEDGTVWSGESRGAAGTVRGEVVFNTAMSGYEEVLTDPSYAGQIVVMTAPMIGNTGINHRDAESGKVHLLGFVTAEMCDVPSHHRSRRSLPDYLLNQGTVAATGIDTRAITARLRTSGVQRGVLTTEDVGIRKLREWARNVPPIESEDWVARVAGTLDGNSFPAAPNGLRVTLFDFGAKGSIVRQLEEAGVHVRLVPPHTSSQSVLEDHPDGVVLSNGPGDPARLTSIITEIRGLLGRIPILGICLGHQLLCLASGARTYKLPFGHHGANHPVVDVRNRKVWITSQNHNYAVDEKTLPEGCSPWFRSLYDGSLEGVRFDKAPILSVQFHPEAAPGPTDAHPVFTDFLRLMSGHPHGT from the coding sequence ATGATGCATCGGGTCTGGCTGGCCCTGGAAGATGGGACCGTCTGGTCCGGAGAGTCCCGGGGAGCGGCTGGAACGGTCCGGGGGGAGGTCGTTTTCAATACGGCCATGTCCGGATATGAAGAGGTTCTGACAGACCCTTCCTACGCCGGACAGATCGTCGTCATGACGGCACCGATGATCGGAAACACCGGGATCAACCATCGTGATGCCGAATCGGGGAAAGTCCATCTTTTGGGATTCGTGACGGCCGAAATGTGTGATGTCCCCTCCCATCACCGGAGCCGGAGGTCTCTTCCGGACTATCTTCTGAATCAGGGGACGGTTGCCGCGACCGGAATCGACACCCGTGCCATCACGGCCCGATTAAGAACATCCGGTGTTCAGAGAGGAGTTCTGACCACAGAGGATGTCGGAATCCGGAAGCTCCGGGAATGGGCCCGGAATGTCCCGCCGATTGAATCCGAAGACTGGGTCGCCAGAGTGGCCGGAACACTGGATGGGAATTCCTTTCCGGCCGCTCCCAATGGTCTTCGTGTGACCCTCTTCGACTTCGGGGCCAAAGGATCCATTGTGCGTCAGCTGGAAGAAGCGGGAGTCCATGTCCGTCTTGTGCCTCCGCACACATCCTCCCAATCGGTCCTGGAAGACCACCCGGATGGGGTTGTGCTGTCCAACGGGCCCGGTGATCCTGCACGGCTGACGTCGATCATCACGGAAATAAGGGGGCTTCTGGGCCGTATCCCGATACTGGGGATTTGTCTGGGACATCAGCTTCTTTGTCTGGCATCGGGAGCCAGAACCTACAAGCTTCCTTTCGGACATCACGGGGCGAACCATCCGGTTGTCGATGTCCGGAACCGCAAGGTCTGGATCACAAGTCAAAATCACAATTATGCGGTGGATGAAAAAACTCTTCCGGAAGGCTGCTCTCCCTGGTTCCGAAGTTTATATGACGGCTCGCTGGAAGGTGTCCGCTTCGACAAGGCTCCGATCCTGTCCGTCCAGTTCCATCCGGAAGCGGCTCCCGGACCGACAGATGCCCACCCTGTCTTTACGGACTTTCTGCGATTAATGTCGGGACATCCCCATGGAACATGA
- the greA gene encoding transcription elongation factor GreA, which produces MNQVPMTKAGYEKLKEELEKLKHEERPKNIQDIAEARAHGDLSENAEYHAAKERQGFINSRIKELEAKIASAIVVSSAHQDHSRITFGATVRLVPLDSKEEKRYTLVGQEEADLKAGRISVHSPVGKALIGHSEGETVTIRVPAGEVQYTIAEIFYEETG; this is translated from the coding sequence ATGAATCAGGTTCCGATGACAAAAGCGGGTTATGAAAAGCTGAAGGAGGAGCTGGAAAAGCTCAAGCACGAAGAGCGTCCGAAGAATATTCAGGACATTGCAGAAGCCAGGGCACATGGAGACTTGTCCGAAAATGCGGAATACCATGCCGCCAAAGAGCGACAAGGGTTCATCAACTCCCGGATCAAGGAGCTTGAAGCAAAGATTGCCTCCGCGATTGTCGTTTCATCGGCCCATCAGGACCATTCCCGTATCACCTTTGGAGCCACCGTCCGATTGGTGCCCCTCGACTCGAAAGAAGAAAAACGTTACACCCTTGTCGGCCAGGAAGAAGCCGATCTGAAGGCGGGTCGCATTTCCGTTCACTCTCCGGTAGGGAAGGCCCTGATCGGGCATTCAGAAGGCGAGACCGTGACGATTCGCGTTCCGGCCGGAGAGGTGCAATATACCATCGCGGAAATTTTTTATGAGGAAACGGGCTGA
- a CDS encoding radical SAM protein codes for MEHDRMPDLSTVRDPESRLLVEKAYAFLDSCTVCPRECGINRKEGELGTCRTGVLPKISAYNLHFGEEPAISGTRGSGTVFFASCNLSCDFCQNFPISQMDYGRPVTPERLSRIYLELEARGAHNINLVTPSHIVPPVLHSLVLAREAGLGIPVVYNSNGYDSVSMLRLLEGWIDVYLPDMKYSSDLWARRISKADGYVFHNRSAVAEMFRQVGPLRLDEEGIAQKGLLIRHLIMPNELGGWENSARFIRHELGESVAVSLMAQYFPTNRARSRPLISRRITEEEYERALDVLFAENLMEGYVQEYDARWEDTSAPAPRPSDSLSEQESRSA; via the coding sequence ATGGAACATGACCGCATGCCGGATTTGTCGACTGTCCGGGACCCGGAATCCCGCTTGCTGGTCGAAAAGGCTTACGCGTTCCTGGACTCCTGCACCGTTTGCCCGCGGGAATGTGGAATTAACCGTAAGGAAGGGGAGCTGGGGACTTGCCGGACGGGGGTCTTGCCGAAAATTTCGGCCTACAATCTGCATTTTGGTGAAGAGCCGGCCATTTCCGGGACCCGGGGATCCGGAACGGTGTTTTTTGCCTCCTGCAATTTGAGTTGTGATTTCTGCCAGAATTTCCCGATCAGCCAGATGGATTATGGGCGACCGGTCACCCCAGAGAGGTTGTCCCGAATCTATCTGGAACTGGAAGCCCGTGGCGCCCACAATATCAACCTGGTAACGCCCAGCCACATCGTTCCGCCGGTTCTGCACAGCCTCGTCCTGGCCCGGGAAGCCGGCCTTGGTATTCCGGTCGTCTACAATTCCAACGGATATGATTCCGTGTCCATGCTGCGACTTCTCGAGGGCTGGATCGATGTCTACCTTCCGGACATGAAATATTCGAGCGATCTCTGGGCACGCCGGATATCGAAGGCGGACGGATATGTTTTTCATAACCGCTCGGCTGTCGCAGAGATGTTCCGGCAAGTGGGCCCCCTCCGTCTGGACGAAGAAGGAATCGCGCAAAAAGGACTGCTCATCCGTCATCTGATTATGCCGAACGAGTTGGGTGGCTGGGAGAATTCCGCCAGGTTTATTCGCCATGAACTCGGAGAGTCGGTTGCCGTTTCCCTGATGGCGCAATATTTTCCGACAAACCGCGCCCGATCCCGACCTCTGATTTCAAGACGCATCACGGAAGAGGAATATGAACGCGCCCTGGATGTTCTCTTTGCAGAAAATCTGATGGAAGGTTATGTCCAGGAATACGACGCCCGGTGGGAAGACACATCGGCCCCCGCCCCCCGGCCGTCGGACTCTTTGTCCGAACAGGAGAGCCGAAGTGCCTAA
- the tsaE gene encoding tRNA (adenosine(37)-N6)-threonylcarbamoyltransferase complex ATPase subunit type 1 TsaE, producing MPELSVKCPPDFSTAECGRLLSRRLPPGSLVLLDGPTGVGKTEFVRGFLRGLGFSGRVNSPTFVTLQVYEENAWRVFHGDMDRLAGCREDPEFIETLVQDRETSWSFIEWGDKLSSSVRNLFSIVLRVRIAWEGEALRLLTATLEKGEGHEWVGQWGAECRRSLPADGEEVRK from the coding sequence TTGCCTGAGCTAAGCGTGAAATGTCCGCCGGATTTTTCAACGGCGGAGTGCGGCCGACTTCTGTCCCGAAGACTGCCCCCGGGATCGCTTGTTCTTCTCGACGGGCCGACCGGAGTCGGGAAAACGGAATTCGTGCGCGGCTTCCTTCGGGGTCTTGGATTTTCCGGCCGGGTCAATAGCCCGACCTTCGTGACACTGCAGGTCTATGAGGAAAATGCGTGGAGAGTCTTTCATGGAGACATGGACCGACTGGCCGGTTGCAGGGAGGATCCGGAGTTTATCGAAACCCTTGTTCAGGATCGGGAGACTTCCTGGTCTTTTATTGAGTGGGGGGACAAGCTTTCGTCATCGGTTCGGAATCTTTTTTCGATTGTTCTTCGTGTCCGGATCGCATGGGAAGGGGAGGCGCTTCGCCTTCTGACCGCGACCCTGGAAAAAGGGGAAGGGCACGAATGGGTTGGACAATGGGGAGCAGAATGCCGGAGGAGTCTTCCGGCTGATGGGGAAGAAGTCCGGAAGTGA
- a CDS encoding HIT family protein produces MESLSAPWRMRYIKGESRTTGDGGCILCDLSRAGVRRDRLVLYRTTLCYIVLNAFPYTSGHLMVVPHAHGGTLASQNPEGLREIMDLLGACEKILEKEYNPSGYNIGINVGKSAGAGIQDHLHAHILPRWEGDTNFMTTIHEVRVLPEELLATYDRLFPHFLCLEEGMKADHPSRKSFP; encoded by the coding sequence TTGGAATCTTTAAGCGCACCCTGGCGAATGCGGTATATCAAGGGAGAGTCCCGGACGACCGGAGATGGTGGATGTATCCTCTGCGATCTTTCGCGTGCCGGTGTCCGGAGAGACCGACTTGTCCTCTATCGGACGACTCTGTGTTACATCGTCCTGAATGCTTTTCCCTACACAAGTGGTCACTTGATGGTCGTTCCGCATGCCCACGGCGGAACTCTTGCCTCCCAGAATCCCGAGGGTCTTCGGGAAATAATGGACCTTTTGGGTGCTTGCGAAAAAATTCTCGAAAAGGAGTATAATCCTTCCGGATACAACATCGGAATCAACGTGGGAAAAAGTGCGGGTGCAGGTATTCAGGATCACTTGCATGCGCACATCTTGCCGCGATGGGAAGGAGATACGAACTTCATGACGACGATTCATGAGGTCCGTGTCCTTCCCGAGGAGCTTCTGGCGACATATGACCGGCTTTTTCCCCATTTTCTCTGTCTGGAAGAGGGGATGAAGGCCGACCATCCGTCCCGGAAAAGCTTCCCCTGA